The sequence TACAGCCGGTGCACGGCATACCGGCGCGAGTCTTCGACGACTGGCGGTTCCAGAGAATGCGATTGCAAGGCGAACGAGTCATAGGACCACGACAGCCAAATTCGTAAAAGAGACAGCCGGTGCGCGTGCCCTGGCCGAATTCGAGCGTTGATTGCTTGTACTCAAAAAACTGAACGCGAGTGCAGCCGGTCTGGGTGAAGCTGGTAAAGAAGGTCTGTGGTCGCTGCAACTCATCGAGGGCAATATCGGCAGCCCGACCACTGGCGACAGCAACCAGAATCTGTGTCACCCAATCGGGGTGTGCCGGGCAGCCAGGGATGTTAATCACCGGTAAACCGGCCTTAGAACGCCAGTTGGGGCCGAGGAAACCGCCCAATTCGCGCTTATGGAATTGAAGGCCGGTTGATTGGCTGGGGTTGGGAGCCATAGCCGGAATACCACCCCAACACGCACAATCACCGATAGCAACTACAATCCCGGCCTGAGCAGCCAGTTCGCGAACCCACTCTTGCATTGGTCGGTCGGCAAACATATTGTAGCGTCCGGTACCGTTTGGCGCCTGGATCACGGTACCCTCAAACACGAAAATGTCGAGTGGACGGACGCCGCTGGCACAATCGTAAAAAATGCGTTTAGCGTTCTCGCCCAACTCCATACCGAGCGACGGATGCCACAGAATCTCAATGCCAAAATCGGTTACCAGATCGCATGCGCTGGGTTCCTCGGCATTGAGGAATGACATCGTGTTGCCGCTACAAGCGCCACCCTGTAGCCAGAGCAGTGTTGCCATGAATGCATCTCCTTCATCCTCTCAAAACGAACGAACAAATCATACTGCCCGGTTACGCTATGCAATCGTCTTGGTACCCTTGTGTCGCGCTTGCATCTGTTCGCGCAGCCACGCCATCCACTCCTGCAAACCGGTTTCACTGCGGGCCGAGGTAGCAATAATGGGTGCCAATGGGTTCACTGCCCGAATATTCTCCTCAGCCATTGCCCGATCAAACCCAACCGGCCCGGCCAGGTCCATCTTGGTCAACAAAATGGCATCAGCAGTTGCAAACGTGGCAGGGTACTTCAACGGTTTATCTTCACCCTCGGTAGTTGACAATAAAACAACTCGCGCCGCCTCACCGAGGTCATAACCGGCAGGACAGACAAGATTCCCAACATTTTCGATAAACAGCAGATCGATCTGGTTGAGATCCCAATCGGCCAGATGACGGGCCACGATGTCAGCTTCGAGATGACACATATCACCGGTCTGAATCTGACGCACCAGACCACCACTGCGCGCCAACCGTCGAGCATCGTTATCAGTCGCCAAATCACCGACCAATGCAGCAACACGGCATTCCGCCAGCATGGCCCGCATCGTCGCTTCAAGTAAGCTCGTCTTACCCGCACCGGGGCTAGAAAGGAGGTTAACTACCGTTACACCCGCAGCGTGAAAGCGAGATCGTAACTCAGCAGCGAGTTGATCATTCTTGCTCAACACTCCCTGACGTATCTCAATTAAGCGTTTTGTTTCGTAGCTCATGGTGTCTCCAGGGCAACCAGTTCTAATTCACGACCATGAACGATCTGCCCACAAGGACGATGACACGATGGACAGCGAAACAGTCGTGGATTGGGCAATGTCACTTCAGCACGACATTCAGGACAAAAAACTACTACCGGTACCTCTTCAATGATCAGTTCGGCGTTCGCCAGTGGGGTACCCTCGGCGGCAATTGCGAAACTGAAGCGCAAGGCATCGGCAACTACACCAGATAACGCACCGATGCGTACATGAACAGCACTGATCTGTTCAGCACCTGCTTCCTGAGCTGCTTTGGTAGCAATGTTGACGATATTGTATGCAATCGATAATTCGTGCATGAACTTACTTCAGCGAACGGCCAAAGCGACGACCGAATTCAACTATCAGGGCAGCGGCGCGCTGGACATCGGGATCACGAAGTGCCTTCAGCAACCCCAACACGCCCACTGCTTTCGGCGACTGCCGTAACTCTTTGCGACTGGCAACGAAGGCATCGCCCGCTTCGCCCACTAGGCGCACCGTTTCTGGATCGAACACGCCCGAATCCAGGAGGGCATCGAATTCTTCCGAGGCGATAAATGGTTCGATGCGCTCAATCACCTCAATAAAGTTCGGCGCCACGGCGACTAACCGGGGGAAATAGGGCAAGAAGGTAACCATTGCATCGATAAGTTGGGTCGGCGTCACCGACTGGGCTACCATAACGTTCCGCATCTCTTCAATCGAACTGCGGATATTCTCGGTCAGCTCATCACCACGGGCCAACAGGTGATCGAGGGCGCTTACCAGGAAGGAGAGTAACTCGCTGTGAGCCAGCAGGCGCTCGAGTGCGGCCAGGACTTCAGGTTTGGTCAGAGTCGTCAGAAGACGTTGAAACGCAGGTTGTGCTGTCAGTGCAGCCAACTGCTCGACGGTATCGGTAAGTTGGGGAAGCGTGCGCGACAATCGGATAAGCTGCGTCGTCAGATGACCACCATCTTCAGGCAAGGCAGCGCGCAACTCGTGAACGCTGGCGGCCACATTGTCGGCGATAGTTTCACCACGTTGTAACAGGCTATCAACTGCGCTCACCGAGAAAGCTAGAAGCTCAGCTTTGTCGAGCAAGAGGTGGAGTGCAGCCGCCGTCTGCGGTTCGTTGAGTCGTTCGAGTAATGCACTGGCGTTCAGCGAACGATCGGTACGACTGGTGGTTGTAGCGCCATTGCTAGTCATTGCGCTCCTCGCCTTAATAACGATAGCGGATACACGGCTGTTGCTTCATGGCACCATGAAGGCCTAAATAAGAATTATGTGCATGCTCGAACAAAGTATAATGGTCATCAATCGACAACGTCAAGTGGTATTTTCACAACTTCTGGTTATGATGACCGGGAAGCGATGGCAACGGAATGCTGACAACGGCTAGTGATCCTCGACCCATCCACCATTACGTTCTGCGGTGGCTCAGCATAGGTTGATTCGAAGCACATGGGAAATGAATATATGTTACAGTACATTGGTAGCATACAATTGATAGGTAGGCACAATGAAAGGCGAAACTGCGCATCCACAGCAACGACGCTGGCGGGTAAGCGTCCACGGGATTGTTCAAGGAGTTGGTTTTCGGCCATTCGTGTTTGGGTTGGCCGAACGCTGGCGGTTAACCGGTTTTGTGCGTAACGACAGTAACGGGGTCACGATAGAAGTAGAAGGCGAAGAGCAGGCGCTACAGTCATTCGTACAGGCGTTACGTACCGAAGCGCCGCCGTTGGCTCGGATAGAGCAATTACGGGTCGAACCACTGGCACTGGTTGGCGACAAGGAGTTTGTGATTACCGCTAGTCAGGCCCAACCTCAGCGTCGCACGCTCATTGCACCGGATACAGCCACCTGTGCCGATTGCCTGCGTGAGATCACCGATCCGCATGACCGTCGCTACCGTTATGCCTTCACCAACTGCACCAATTGCGGCCCCCGCTTCACGATCGTTCTTGATGTGCCTTACGACCGCATCAATACCACGATGCGCGATTTTCCGCTCTGTCAACAGTGTCAGGCGGAATACAACGATCCACGTGACCGGCGCTTCCACGCCCAACCAACCGCTTGTCCGGCTTGCGGCCCTCGTCTCCAGTGGTCGGCAGGTGACACCGATGATCCAATCGCTGCCGCTGCAAGAGCAATCGCTGATGGGCAGATCGTCGCAGTCAAAGGCCTGGGAGGCTACCATCTGGCCTGCGCAGCCGATGATGAAGCGGCGGTGAGGCGGTTACGGCAACGAAAGCAACGTGAGGCACGCCCACTGGCACTGATGGTCCGTGATGAAACGGTGGCAGAGCAGCTCTGCCAGATCGATCCGGTAGCTCACACCTTACTTACCAGCCCGGCGCGCCCGATTGTGCTTCTTCCCCGCCGACCAACTGCACCAGTTGCACCATCAGTTGCGCCGGGGATGCAGACATTGGGTGTGATGTTGCCCTATACGCCACTGCACTATCTCTTACTTAACGAATACGCCGAGATTATCGCGCCAGGGCGGGTTGCAGCAATTGTGTTAACCAGTGGTAATCTGAGCGATGAACCAATCGCTTACGAGGACGATGATGCGTTCACCCGACTGGCGCCAATTGCCGATGCCTTTCTGAGTCACAACCGACCCATTCACATCCGCTGTGATGATAGCGTAGTGCGGATAGCCGCAGGTGGGCCGCTCATCATTCGTCGCTCACGGGGCTACGCACCGGCACCGATCACATTGGCTACAGCCTTGCCCTGTTCGATCCTTGCTTGCGGGGGTCATCTCAAGAACACGTTCGCGCTTGGACGTGGTCGTGAAGTCTTCCTCAGTCACCATATTGGCGATCTGGAGAATCTCCCCACATTACGCTCATTCCACGAAGGGATCGTCCATTTTCAACGATTATTCGGCATAACACCAGAGGTTGTTGCTTACGATCTGCATCCGGGCTATCTGGCTACCCAGGCGGCATTAGCAATGCCGATAGAGCGAAAGATTGGCGTGCAGCATCACCACGCTCACATTGCTGCCGTTCTTGCAGAATATGGACTGGATGGGCCGGTCATTGGGCTGGCAGCCGATGGCAGTGGCTACGGAGCTGATGGTACAGTGTGGGGTGGCGAGATATTAATCGCGACCTGCGCTACGTATACGCGGGTTGGTCATGTGCGTCATTTGATCCTACCGGGCGGTGAACAGGCGGTACGTCAGCCATGGCGGATTGCGGCAGCAGCACTCTCCCAAATATACGGCACTCATTTCTGGCAGATGGACATACCATTCACGCGCCAACTTGATCGCACCACCTGGACAGTATTGGCTCGTATGATTGAACGAAAACTAAATAGCCCGCTAACCTCAAGTCTGGGACGATTATTCGATGCAACAGCAGTATTGGTAGGGCTTGGTCAGATTGCTCGTTACGAAGGCGAGTTAGCGATATTGCTCGAACAGATCGCCGATTGGCAACAACCTCCATATCCAATGCCAATCGAGGAGTCAGCAACTCCTGATACTCCGTTTACTCTTGATGGGTTGGCACTGCTATCGGCGCTGGTTGACGATCTGCGGCAGAGTGTTCCGCCAGCGGCTATTGCCGGGCGGGTTCATCAGGGGATTGCTCACGGCTTATGGCTGGCCTGCCGGCGAGCGCGTGATGAATATGGTCTGACAACAGTTGCGCTCAGTGGTGGGGTGTTTCAGAATGTGCTTCTACTCGAACTACTTGCCGAGTTGTTACGCAACGATGGGTTTACTGTGCTCCTCCCACGGCTAGTGCCACCTAACGATGGTGGCTTGGCATTCGGTCAGATTGCCGTAGCCGGGGCTTGCGTAGGCTGAAACCTTGCTGCGCAATCGGCGTTTTGATGAGTGGGCACGCAGTGAAGCTGAACCTACATTCGGCACCTTTCCCGACAAGATGGACATGTGATCGATTTTCGAGCAGGATCATCGGTAGGCGCATGAGCATGAGGTTGTCTGGAGCATGGGAGAAGCACGGTGGGAGTGGGTGCAGTGTGCGGTTGAAATCCATTGGTCGGCGCATCACTCTGCTCGCATGAGCAGGATGATGAACTCGCCACTACTGCCCACTCTTCTGCTCTCTTTTCTCTTTCCACATTTATGGGCGCTCCCTTGCCCCAAACCATCCGCTGTCGTACAATAGAAAGAGCAACTGATACGCACCTGAAGGGCAAGGAAACACGAGTTTATGGCTATTCGAAGAATTTTACGGATTGATGACGCCGAGGATCGCAAAATCCTGAAAATGCAGTGCCGTCCGGTCAAGCTCCCTGACCGTAATCTCAAGCAACTGGTAGCTGACATGTTCGAGACAATGCGTGCTGCACACGGCGTAGGATTGGCTGCACCGCAAATTGGCATTCCCATCCAGCTTTGTATTATCGAGCTTCCTGCCGAGTATGAGGAACATCCAGACGGCAGTGTTGTTGAGATAACCCCTGCAAAACCATACGTTCTTATCAACCCGCGGATCGTCAAGATGAGCGATGAAGAGGTGATGCGCGACGAAGGGTGTCTCAGTCTACCCGGTTGGTATGGATTGGTACCGCGCCAGACATGGGTGACCGTCGAATTTCAGGATTTAAATGGCAAACATCACCGGTTACGCCGCGCCGATGATTTGTTGGGGTGGGCGATCCAACATGAAGTCGATCACTTACACGGCATTTTGTTTACTGAACGAATTCGTGACCTGAGCACGCTGCGCGATATTACCAAAGAACGTGAGCCACAACCGGCTGGATAAGCGATAAATACCATCGACTCCATAAGCGGTATGCAGACATCCGACCTTGTCAACAAAGCTCTTCTCTTTGCTGCGCAGGCCCACAATGGTCAGCTTCGACCTGGTAGTACGCTGCCTTATCTCGTGCATCTGAGCGATGTCGCACTCGAAGTTGCAACCACATTGATGGTCGAACCAGGGTACGATCCAACATTAGCCCTTTGCTGTGCCCTGCTCCACGATGTGCTCGAAGATACGAACATCGATGAGGCAACGCTGGAAGCCCATTTTGGGCCAGCGATTGTTGGTGGTGTTCGTGCCCTTACCAAAGATCCGTCACTCCCATCGAGTGAACAAATGATCGATAGTCTGCACCGTATTCAACAGCAACCTCGTGAGGTTTGGTTGGTGAAACTCGCCGATCGGATCAGTAACCTGTCAACTCCACCTCCTGCCCATTGGTCGCCAGAGCGGATTAGTGCTTACTGCACTGAAGCTGAGTTGATCCTCACCACACTTAGCCCAGCAAGTCCATACCTGGCAACTCGTTTGCGCAGCCGGATCGACCAGTACCGAAAAATGACAGGTGTATCTTGATCTGATGATGGTTGGCACGAAAGGAGGTTCTATGCGGATTGCCGTAGGGAGCGATGAACAGAACTACGTTACCGACGCCTTAATCGCCGAACTGAAACAGCGTGGTCATGAACTTATCCTGTTTGGGCCGCTTGCCGGTAACACCGATCCATGGCCCGACGTAGGACGAGCCGTTGGCGAAGCCGTTGCTACTGGACGGGCCGACCAGGGTATTGTTTGTTGCTATACTGGTACCGGTGTCAGTATCGCTGCCAACAAAGTACCTGGGGTGCGTGCTGCGCTATGCCACGACGCCCAAACTGCGGTCGGCGCCCGCAAGTGGAACGACGCAAACGTGCTAGCCCTTAGCCTGCGGACAACCACGCCGGAGATCGCCCGTGAAATCCTCGATGCCTGGTTTGCTACAGAATGTCCACCAGAAGAACGGGCAACCATTGAGCGCTTAAAGGACGTTGAACGAACGTCGAACTAGCAAGTGAGATTCTCAAATACGCACGAAGTGACGGTCATTCCTGTGGTATAGTACAAAAGGAACGCACATGACATGCACCAGTCCCGGTTTAGATGCCGGGGCTTTCTTATGAGTAAGGAGTTAGCGCACGGGAGCTTAGCGAACAAATACATTGTCCAATTTTTGTCAGGAATCTCATCGCAGCAGAAAGGAGTACGTGGCTTTTGCTGTCGTTTGAAGGCGACAGTCGCTGCCGCTATCAATTATGGAACAGATCATGCAAGGAAAAACCGTCATCGTGACCGGCGCCAATTCTGGAATCGGGTATGTCACGGCACGCGAGCTGGCCAAAATGGGAGCACGAGTGATGATGGTCTGCCGCTCACAGAGCAAGGGTGAAGCGGCCCGTCAACGTATCGCGCAGGAAGCTACCGGAGCGCCGCCGGAACTGGTACTTGCTGATTTCGCCTCACTGAACTCCGTGCGTCGGGCAGCCAGTGAGTTGCTTGAACGTTGTCCTCGCATTGATGTTCTGGTCAACAATGCTGGCATCTTCGTTTCAGAACCGCTTGCCAGCGCCGACGGCTATGAACTGACCTTCGCTGTCAATCATCTGGCGCCGTTCTTGCTCACCAACCTATTACTCGACCGCATTGTTGCCAGCGCACCAGCGCGCATTGTCAACGTCTCTTCATTTGCCCACGTAGCCGGCAAGATTATGATCCCGCAGATCGCCTCTCCCCAACGACCAAACATCTCCCAGGCCTACAGCGACTCGAAGTTGTGCAACATCCTCTTCACCAACGAACTGGCACGGCGGTTGCAAGGAAGCGGAGTGACTGCGAACAGTCTCCATCCGGGTGCAGTTGCGACCAACTTTGCCGCTGATGCACGTGGTCTGTTTGCATTTTTCTTCCGACTTGCCCGACCTTTCATGCTCTCACCAGAACAGGGAGCGGAAACATCGATCTATCTGGCGTCATCACCAGAAGTTGAAGGTGTCAGTGGCGTCTACTTTGTACGCAAAAAACCAGCCCAACCATCAGCCGCTGCGCAGGATGCGGCCCTCGCCAGACGACTGTGGGAGTTTAGTGAACAACTGGTACGCGAAAAGGTCGTCGCCGTCTAGCAATTGTCCGAAACATCCTGCCGACTTGACAAGCTGACGATTGCCTGCTGCCACTCTTGCCGTGCCTTTCCCTGGCCGATTGCACAACGGCCAGGGTTGTGGCGATTCTTGCGCATGCTGCCCGTCAACGCACGGATTGGTGCAGGACATATATCGCTAGCACGCACCGATTCGGTCTACTCAAGATTTCATCCGCACACCTCAAAACGCAAGTAAAAGGATGTCATCATCTGAGTAGCAGGAGTTCTTTTGTGGTAATGGTCACATTTTAATATAGCAAAAGACACGCGGAGCAAGGATAACAGGCGCGGGTTAGAACAGGGGACCCTTGCTATTCCGCCACACCACGGAGCCGATATTAACGCTTGCAACGAACTATGCAGCATATCCGTGCTAGAATAAACACCATAGCGCCGACAACCGTTAAGCCGGAAAGCACCATTGACTATGCAAGGTCAACCATATCATGTGTTGGTCATCGATGATGACCCTAACGTGCGCGATATTCTAAGTAATCTGCTCAAACGCGAACGTTGTGTAGTGCGAACCGCCGAATCAGGTCTGAGCGGGATAGCCGCTGCACGCGCAGAATTGCCCGATCTGATCCTCCTCGACGTAATGATGCCCGATCTCGATGGGTTCAGCGTCTGTCGAATGTTGCGTGATGATCCGCTGACGGCTGAAGTACCTATCATTATGATTACAGCACTTGATGATCGATCATCACGGCTAGAAGGGGTCAAAGCAGGCGCCGATGAATTTCTCTCAAAACCGGTTGAATTAAGCGAACTCCGTCTGCGTGTGCGCACAATGCAGCGTATTAATCGCTATCGACGCCTTATTGAAGAACGCGAGCGAGCTGCCGCGCAGGAACGTTTACTGACCGAACAGGCCCGCCAGGCAGCGCAGGCTATTGCTGAGGCGTATGATCAGACGTTAATCGGATGGTCACGTGCACTCGATCTGCGCGATAAAGAGACTGAAGGTCATTCACAACGTGTTGCCCAACTCACCCTGGCTGTTGCCCAGGCATTGAATATTCCGCCCGAAGAACAAATCAACATGTGGCGCGGCGCTATGCTGCACGACATTGGCAAGATTGGGGTGCCCGACTCCATTTTACACAAACCAGGCCCATTGACCGAAGAGGAATGGGAAATTATGCGTTGCCATACCACCTACGCCTATGAACTGCTCTCACCGATTGCCTATCTGCGGCCGGCCATCGATATTCCCTACTGTCATCATGAGAAATGGGATGGAACCGGTTATCCGCGTGGGTTACGTGGAGAGCAAATCCCGCTGGCCGCCCGTATCTTCGCCCTCGTCGATGTATGGGATGCGCTAACCAATGATCGTCCTTACCGCAAGGCGTGGAGTCGCGAGCAGGCCTATCAGTACATTCGCGATCAAAAAGGGAAGCATTTTGATCCAAACCTGGTTGATCTCTTTCTCTCAATTGCTGCACCCGATCTGGTAAAGGCTGCTGAGCGGCAGGTAGCAGGCGAAGACGAAGCGTGATAACCGGATGATAGCAGTTCGGCTATAGGGCAGGGAGTGAGGTAGGCGGGCCGGTGGCCCGCCTCTTCAGAAGTTTTCTTCAGGAGACAAATGGTGGAATTATTGACTCGGCGCAAGAAAATCGACCGCGACGTACCCTTCCAAACCATCAGGAGTACGTACCGGACGCCAGACAAAATCAGGTCCGGGAACATCTTCACCGATCTGCTCAAGTCGAGTTCCATCGGGCAAAGTGGTAATCGGTGCATTATTCCGATTTGGTTCTGGTCGCAGGAATAACCCCTGACCACCGGTATTAACGACCACAAAGAAGCGCGGTGCTGGTGTTGGTGCCGGTGACGGGACGGAAGTGTTCGTTTCATCCGTTGATTGGGTCGGAATGATGATGCCAGGCTGGAGGGATGTATCTGTCGGTGTCCCAAGAGGAACTTCACGCCGATCGTCGCGTAGGTACCACAGCAAGAGTAATGCAATCGACAACAAGAGCACAAATGCAACAACGACATAGGGCCAGCCCCGTTGCTGTAGCCAACGGGGAACTACGTGCCACATATTATTCCGGTTAATCATACCTCGATTGGGCCGCGATGGTCGCCACGCCGGAGAAGCTGATGTCGCGTCCAGACGTTCAGTACGCGGTGTTTCGCGCTGACGAACTGCACCTCTTCCTAATTGTGGATCGGTAGCACCAGCCTGCCGTTCCTGTTTATCACTCATGGAACACACCTCCGTCTGCATCACCTCCGAGCTATGATAGCACATCTTTATGAGCGAACCGGTCAGGCTAGCAATGTCTAACTCAGACTACCGGTGTACCAAATGCCGATGATCGGCTATTGCTTCACTCAAGACCACTCATCGCCTGTCGATCCAAATACGCTAGCAACGGATGCAGATAAGGTGTCACCCCTTTGTAATCCAGTATTGACGGATCGAGCTGCCGTAGCATACGCGCCAGCGCTGCCGCCCATTGTGGATCGGTAGTCAATTCGGCTAAAGCAACAACATACGTGCGCACGGTAAAGAGAACAACCGGGTGACGCACCATACGAACCAGCGTCTGTCGTTCAACCCGATAAAAAACCTTCTCACCAGCATTTTCAGCCGTAATTGCCGCCTTTTGCCGATCCAATGCGCCAAGACGCGGTGAAAGATCGAGATCCGGTAGGACGACCAGCGACCAGTTGCGCCGCCAAACCGGACGTTGTGGCTGCAAACGAGCTATCAGTTGATTGGTTGACGCTGCTAGGTGCGCATTAAAACCGGGTACCGGCCCGTGTATCATTGCCATCGGTAAGCCCATCTTGTCGGCAAGACACCAGCGATTAGGAAAACAAAGCTGACCGGCAATCAGCGGATGACCGGCAGCTTCATCCACTGCAATTAACAAAAGATCCTCTTGTACCTGCCGCCCCAACCAATCAATCGGCCAAAGACCGAGTTCCTTACCAACGCGAATGATGGCCGTTTCACCGCACAGGCGATTTTCCCAATGCAGTTCGGTATCACGTTGCTCTACGTAAAACCATTGCGGATAAGAACGGGCCAGCTCCTCAACGCCCCATACTAGTAATTCCCATTGGGCAGGCAGACTTTCCGGGTATGCCTGTACGTAATACGAATGATCGGCAGCTAGTAGTGCCCGCTTCAACGCCAACTCTGCATGGTAGTGGTCAGGATCAACGTGAAAGACCGGTGCCCCGTGTAGTGGATAAGCCCCAACTCGCAAGACCGGCAATGAGGGAATAGCGAATGGATGAAATGGCCAGGATTCAACCATAGCGAACCTCATGGGCAGCCCAGATAGCCAGAGCACGAATGTGTTCAGGTGTGGTTCGACAGCAACCACCAATGATTCGTGCTCCGGCTGCGTACCACTGGCGGGCCTGTGCTGCAAAGTCATCAATCTCGGTTGACCCGATCCAGCATTGTGCCACTGGATCGTAAGTCTCGCCTGAATTGGGATAGACGACAATCGGTTTAGACGTAACTCCACGAATTGTCTGTATCAAATCGGGTAGAAATCGAGGTGCTGTACAATTAATACCAACCGCTACAACTTGCGGATGCGTAGCAATTTCCGCAACGCATTCGGCAATCGATTCGCCTTGCGCGTTATGCTGCCCGTCACGTGCGCTAAAGCTGATCCACGCAGTATATTGGGGAAATTCGGCTAACAGCGCAACCAATGCCCGTGCTTCGTCAAGGCACGGTATCGTTTCACAGGCAAAGAGATCGGGCTGAGCCGCAGCTAGCGCCGCCATGCGTGGGCGATGAAATGCCATCAATTCACGGATAGATAGGTCGTAGTTACCACGATACTCTGAACCATCGTGCAAAAATGCACCATAAGGGCCAATCGAAGCGGCGACGAGTGGCCGGATCCGATCAATCCGATTTGCCGGATCAGCCCAAAACTGATCACGTGCAGCACGTGCTAGCTCTACTGAACGCTGTAACAGCACGACGGCCTGATCAATCGAAAACCCGCGTGCCACAAAACCAGGGATGGTCGCCTGATAGCTGGCAGTAATGACGACATCGGCGCCTACGGCAACATAGTCGGCATGAACAGCCTGGATCAACGATGGGTTTTCGATCAACACCTTTGCCGACCAGAGTGGATCATTAAGATCGCAACCACGCCGCTCTAGCTCTGTCGCCAGCGCACCATCAAGGATCAGCAACCGACGTTGGGTAAGGGCATTCGCTAGGGGGTTCATAGGTTTTGCTGTAGTCAAATCAAATACCTGTATCCAATGATACCACAGTGTGCCAGACACGATGGTTTTTCGCCACGCCAGGTCAGATCAACCGCACCTGTAGAGATGGGTGAATGATCGGCTCACTCCTTTTGTCAGGTAAGGTAAGGGACGCATGTGATTACGTGCTTTCTCGCTGCTGTAAACCGTACAGCATAGTAAATTTCACCACTTCATGCCATGCCAGCGTCGCACAGAGAAACAGACCCAACCCACCATCACGCCAGCCACCAAGCTGCACATAGCGTCGCCAAAACTCGCGTGCAGGTGCACCGATCAGGTTCCGTAACCGCATCCTCCGTCCAGCCCGATACAGCATCATCGCTTCTGCAAACGCATATCGAGCCTGCTTTTGCCACAGCTCATCAAGACGCTCGATATTGAGATGGAGCAAATGACCGCTCAGCAGAGCAACTGCACCTTGCAGACTGGCCACTTCGTGAACAGCAACGTGCTCATCGTAAGTGGCAGCATCGCGGCGGAGCAAACGCAGTTGAAAATCCGGGTACCAGCCACCACCGCGTAACCGTTGACCGAAAAAAAGGTTGTAGCGCGGAATACGGTAACCGGCAATATCTGCTGGAGGGCCCACATGCATCAGCGTTGCAATTTCAACAAACAATGCAGGTGTTAACCGCTCGTCGGCATCGATAAAGAGTACCCACTCGCCACGACAGCGTTGCAGCGCCAAATTGCGTTGGGCACTAAAACCACGCCACCTCTCAATCAATACCCGCGCCCCATGAGCCTGCGCAATAGTTGCCGTCGCATCACGGGTCTGGTCGTCGACGATGACCAATATATCGCTACTGAGACCGGCAACACTGCGCAGGCAGCCGG comes from Chloroflexus sp. Y-396-1 and encodes:
- a CDS encoding HD domain-containing phosphohydrolase — translated: MQGQPYHVLVIDDDPNVRDILSNLLKRERCVVRTAESGLSGIAAARAELPDLILLDVMMPDLDGFSVCRMLRDDPLTAEVPIIMITALDDRSSRLEGVKAGADEFLSKPVELSELRLRVRTMQRINRYRRLIEERERAAAQERLLTEQARQAAQAIAEAYDQTLIGWSRALDLRDKETEGHSQRVAQLTLAVAQALNIPPEEQINMWRGAMLHDIGKIGVPDSILHKPGPLTEEEWEIMRCHTTYAYELLSPIAYLRPAIDIPYCHHEKWDGTGYPRGLRGEQIPLAARIFALVDVWDALTNDRPYRKAWSREQAYQYIRDQKGKHFDPNLVDLFLSIAAPDLVKAAERQVAGEDEA
- a CDS encoding glycosyltransferase family 2 protein, whose translation is MMSPVDQHSLLSIAIIARDEERYIAGCLRSVAGLSSDILVIVDDQTRDATATIAQAHGARVLIERWRGFSAQRNLALQRCRGEWVLFIDADERLTPALFVEIATLMHVGPPADIAGYRIPRYNLFFGQRLRGGGWYPDFQLRLLRRDAATYDEHVAVHEVASLQGAVALLSGHLLHLNIERLDELWQKQARYAFAEAMMLYRAGRRMRLRNLIGAPAREFWRRYVQLGGWRDGGLGLFLCATLAWHEVVKFTMLYGLQQREST
- a CDS encoding SH3 domain-containing protein gives rise to the protein MSDKQERQAGATDPQLGRGAVRQRETPRTERLDATSASPAWRPSRPNRGMINRNNMWHVVPRWLQQRGWPYVVVAFVLLLSIALLLLWYLRDDRREVPLGTPTDTSLQPGIIIPTQSTDETNTSVPSPAPTPAPRFFVVVNTGGQGLFLRPEPNRNNAPITTLPDGTRLEQIGEDVPGPDFVWRPVRTPDGLEGYVAVDFLAPSQ
- a CDS encoding DUF3445 domain-containing protein; protein product: MVESWPFHPFAIPSLPVLRVGAYPLHGAPVFHVDPDHYHAELALKRALLAADHSYYVQAYPESLPAQWELLVWGVEELARSYPQWFYVEQRDTELHWENRLCGETAIIRVGKELGLWPIDWLGRQVQEDLLLIAVDEAAGHPLIAGQLCFPNRWCLADKMGLPMAMIHGPVPGFNAHLAASTNQLIARLQPQRPVWRRNWSLVVLPDLDLSPRLGALDRQKAAITAENAGEKVFYRVERQTLVRMVRHPVVLFTVRTYVVALAELTTDPQWAAALARMLRQLDPSILDYKGVTPYLHPLLAYLDRQAMSGLE
- a CDS encoding RpiB/LacA/LacB family sugar-phosphate isomerase, with protein sequence MRIAVGSDEQNYVTDALIAELKQRGHELILFGPLAGNTDPWPDVGRAVGEAVATGRADQGIVCCYTGTGVSIAANKVPGVRAALCHDAQTAVGARKWNDANVLALSLRTTTPEIAREILDAWFATECPPEERATIERLKDVERTSN
- the mmuM gene encoding homocysteine S-methyltransferase; this encodes MNPLANALTQRRLLILDGALATELERRGCDLNDPLWSAKVLIENPSLIQAVHADYVAVGADVVITASYQATIPGFVARGFSIDQAVVLLQRSVELARAARDQFWADPANRIDRIRPLVAASIGPYGAFLHDGSEYRGNYDLSIRELMAFHRPRMAALAAAQPDLFACETIPCLDEARALVALLAEFPQYTAWISFSARDGQHNAQGESIAECVAEIATHPQVVAVGINCTAPRFLPDLIQTIRGVTSKPIVVYPNSGETYDPVAQCWIGSTEIDDFAAQARQWYAAGARIIGGCCRTTPEHIRALAIWAAHEVRYG
- a CDS encoding SDR family oxidoreductase, translated to MQGKTVIVTGANSGIGYVTARELAKMGARVMMVCRSQSKGEAARQRIAQEATGAPPELVLADFASLNSVRRAASELLERCPRIDVLVNNAGIFVSEPLASADGYELTFAVNHLAPFLLTNLLLDRIVASAPARIVNVSSFAHVAGKIMIPQIASPQRPNISQAYSDSKLCNILFTNELARRLQGSGVTANSLHPGAVATNFAADARGLFAFFFRLARPFMLSPEQGAETSIYLASSPEVEGVSGVYFVRKKPAQPSAAAQDAALARRLWEFSEQLVREKVVAV